From a region of the Cenarchaeum symbiont of Oopsacas minuta genome:
- a CDS encoding transposase: protein MHKYTRIVEDIIPAQVCNTIFRRYCKCCKKTITPKIHTALPNERFGIRLAVFLIVLKTLGLSYQKISQLLEMIYGIHMNESTINHAVKKTATAFGPLYEQMIRDLKTELNIHGDETSWRINGKNHWLWAFVGKWTTIYEIDKSRGRIAPMRVLKGYTDK from the coding sequence GTGCATAAATACACACGTATAGTAGAAGATATTATTCCAGCACAGGTATGCAATACGATATTTAGAAGATATTGTAAATGTTGCAAAAAAACAATCACGCCAAAAATCCATACTGCATTACCAAATGAAAGATTTGGAATCCGACTAGCAGTATTTTTAATTGTACTCAAAACACTTGGATTATCATATCAAAAAATATCCCAACTATTAGAAATGATATACGGCATACACATGAATGAATCTACCATAAATCACGCAGTAAAAAAAACCGCTACAGCATTTGGCCCATTATATGAACAGATGATAAGAGATCTAAAAACCGAGTTGAATATACATGGGGATGAGACTAGCTGGCGCATCAACGGGAAGAATCATTGGTTGTGGGCATTTGTTGGAAAATGGACGACCATATATGAGATTGACAAATCACGTGGTAGAATAGCTCCAATGAGAGTGTTAAAAGGATACACTGACAAGTGA